The DNA region gggcccaagtgatcctcccacctcagcctcctgagtagctgggaccacaggcatgagcctccgtgtCCAGCTCACTTTTatcttttctgtagagacagggttgcagtATGTTGCCCAGGACTGTCtgaagctcctggcctcaagccatcacccgcctcagcctcagcctcctgaagtgctggggttccaggcgtgagccaccacggtaGACCCTGCATTTCTCCTCTGTGCTCACCGCCACACGCAGCTCAGCCTGGGCTGCACAGCCAGGTGTCAGGAGCGTCTCTGATGATCTGAGTCTGCCTGCAGCATGGACCTGCATCTTCCCTGAAGCATCTCCAGGGCTGGAGAGACGACTGCCATGGTAAGGACCCCGCAACGCTGAGCGGATGGACGGgctgaaggagggagggagacctCATGGGGAGGCTCTGAGAGCGAAGATGAGCCCACAGTTGCCCTCGCTTGAAAGGGGCTGACTCAGGAAGGCACCGGGTCTATTTGCTGCTGTGTCCCAGCCCTCAGTGAGATAAAGATAAATGAGGCAGACAGTGACCCACGGGCAAGTAGACCCCATTTCTATCTGAAATCTCTGCAGAGAGCCTGGTGCCCGCCCCCACCTCAGTCCTGGGGAAATGAGAGCCAGGCTCCAGGGGAGGGCAGTTCCCCTTCCTGTGGGCTGAGGATGAGACAATCCTATGACAAGAAGGACCCAGCCTCTGAGCGGCCACaccctgtgtgtgtctctgtcctgCCAGCACCGAGGGCTCATCCATCTGCAGAGCGCGGGGTCACCAGGAGGAGACGCCATGACCCCCGCCCTCACAGCCCTGCTCTGCCTCGGTGAGATTTCCAGATGGGGAGGGGGAGATCCGAGTCTTGGAGGGACCCCACCGCACACACAAGCCCTGGTCCCTCAGGAGTCCTCAAAAGCTCAGGAGGCACCAGGGTGAGGTGGGTCTGCTCAGGCTTCAGGGGCAAATCCCTCACCGGGAACTCTCTTCCAGGGCTGAGTCTCGGCCCCAGGACCCACGTGCAGGCAGGTGAGTCTGTCCCCAGCTGTCCCAGGTCCCTCCTCCTCACTAGGGACAGGGGCCACCCATGGGCAGCTGGGGGAGGAGACCGCAGTGCTGGGTGACTGATGGCGATGACGGGGGGGGTCctggggctgggagctgggatCTGAGTGCGGGGACGTCTTGGGATCCAGCCTCTGATTTCCTTCCAGGGCCTCCCCCCAAACCCACCCTCTGggctgagtctggctctgtgatTATCCGGGGGAGCCCCATGACCATTTGGTGTCGGGGGACCCTGGAGGCTCAGGAGTACCGACTGGATAAAGAGGGAAACACAGAGCCCTGGGACACACAGAAACCACTGGAGCCCAAGAACAAGGCCAGATTCTCCATCCCATACACGACAGAGCACCATGCAGGGAGATATCGCTGTTACTATCACAGCCCTGCAGGCTGGTCAGAGTATAGCGACCCTCTGGAGCTGGTGGTGACAGGTGAGAGGACACTCAGGGGTCCCAGCCCCAGGCTCTGCCCTCAGGAAGGGGGTCGGCTCTCAGGGGCGTCTCCCTCTCACAGCACAGCCCTGGGGATGATGTGGGAGGTGGGCGCCCATTTAACACGGTGCCTCCTTCTCTCCTAGGAGCCTACAGCAAACCCACCCTCtcagccctgcccagccctgtgGTGGCCTCAGGAGGGAACGTGACCCTCCGATGTGGCTCACAGCAGGGATATCAGCATTTTGTTCTGATTGAGGAAGGAGAACACAGGCTCCCCCAGACTCGGGACTCACAGCAACTCCACAGTGGGTGGTTCCAGGCCCTGTTCCCTGTGGGGCCCGTGACCCCCAGCCACAGGTGGACGTTCAGATGCTATTACTATTATAGGAACACCCCCCAGGTGTGGTCCCATCCCAGTGACCCCCTGGAGATTCTGGCCTCAGGTGAGGGACCACGGCTTCTCTAATGCACTTTCGGGGCAGCTNNNNNNNNNNGGAGAAGGAACAGGCGTGGGAGGAACCAGCCCTCTGAGTCCCGGCTCCTCTTTCCCTCCAGGCGTGTCTAGAAAGCCCTCCCTCCTGACCCTGCAGGGCCCTGTCGTGGCCCGTGGAGAGAATCTGACCCTCCAGTGTCGCTCTGATGTGGGCTATGACAGATTCACTCTGCACAAGGCAGGGCAACGTATGTTTCTCCAGCGCCCTGGCTGGCAGCCCCAGGCTGGGCTTTCCCAGGCCAACTTCACCCTGGGCCCTGTGAGGGGCTCCCACGGGGGCCAGTACAGATGCTACGGTGCACACAACCTCTCCTCCGAGTGGTCGGCCCCCAGCGACCCCCTGGACATCCTGATCGCAGGTGAGGAGCCCAGCGGGTTCAGTCAGGGACCCAGGCTCTGCACAGGCCCTGCTGGGGGAGCCCAGGTGGTGACGGCCGGGATGGAGGGGAAGGACAGATAGACAGAGACAGTGGATGTGCGGGGAGGGGGACACTCAgaaaaaacagagacagagactaaGGGTCCCAGAGAGAGGCCTGGGGAGGTCTCAGCTCAGAACAAGGTGGGGCAGCCCCTCACCCATCCTTCTTCTCTGTAGGACTGATCCCTGGCAGACCCTCCCTCTCGGTGCAGTTGTGGCGCACGGCGGTCTCAGGAGAGAAGGTGACCCTGCTGTGTCAGTCACGGAGCCCGATGGACACTTTCCTCCTGACCAAGGAGGGGGCAGCGCATCCCCCGCTGCGTCTGAGATCAAAGCACCGAGCTCAGCAGTACCAGGCTGAATTCCCCATGAGTCCTGTGACCTCAGCCCACGTGGGGACCTACAAGTGCTACGGCTCACGCAGCTCCAACCCCTACCTGCTGTCTCACCCCAGTAACCCCCTGGAGCT from Piliocolobus tephrosceles isolate RC106 unplaced genomic scaffold, ASM277652v3 unscaffolded_26374, whole genome shotgun sequence includes:
- the LOC111532388 gene encoding leukocyte immunoglobulin-like receptor subfamily A member 6 isoform X2 codes for the protein MHRGLIHLQSAGSPGGDAMTPALTALLCLGLSLGPRTHVQAGPPPKPTLWAESGSVIIRGSPMTIWCRGTLEAQEYRLDKEGNTEPWDTQKPLEPKNKARFSIPYTTEHHAGRYRCYYHSPAGWSEYSDPLELVVTGAYSKPTLSALPSPVVASGGNVTLRCGSQQGYQHFVLIEEGEHRLPQTRDSQQLHSGWFQALFPVGPVTPSHRWTFRCYYYYRNTPQVWSHPSDPLEILASGVSRKPSLLTLQGPVVARGENLTLQCRSDVGYDRFTLHKAGQRMFLQRPGWQPQAGLSQANFTLGPVRGSHGGQYRCYGAHNLSSEWSAPSDPLDILIAGLIPGRPSLSVQLWRTAVSGEKVTLLCQSRSPMDTFLLTKEGAAHPPLRLRSKHRAQQYQAEFPMSPVTSAHVGTYKCYGSRSSNPYLLSHPSNPLELVVSGEGPDPVLSELKGSAQALPPGELWTLRKEGSEGKGSTGEGPAHGRVEIDRDLPPLKCQ
- the LOC111532388 gene encoding leukocyte immunoglobulin-like receptor subfamily A member 6 isoform X3, which gives rise to MTRRTQPLSGHTLCVSLSCQHRGLIHLQSAGSPGGDAMTPALTALLCLGLSLGPRTHVQAGAYSKPTLSALPSPVVASGGNVTLRCGSQQGYQHFVLIEEGEHRLPQTRDSQQLHSGWFQALFPVGPVTPSHRWTFRCYYYYRNTPQVWSHPSDPLEILASGVSRKPSLLTLQGPVVARGENLTLQCRSDVGYDRFTLHKAGQRMFLQRPGWQPQAGLSQANFTLGPVRGSHGGQYRCYGAHNLSSEWSAPSDPLDILIAGLIPGRPSLSVQLWRTAVSGEKVTLLCQSRSPMDTFLLTKEGAAHPPLRLRSKHRAQQYQAEFPMSPVTSAHVGTYKCYGSRSSNPYLLSHPSNPLELVVSGEGPDPVLSELKGSAQALPPGELWTLRKEGSEGKGSTGEGPAHGRVEIDRDLPPLKCQ
- the LOC111532388 gene encoding leukocyte immunoglobulin-like receptor subfamily A member 6 isoform X1, producing the protein MTRRTQPLSGHTLCVSLSCQHRGLIHLQSAGSPGGDAMTPALTALLCLGLSLGPRTHVQAGPPPKPTLWAESGSVIIRGSPMTIWCRGTLEAQEYRLDKEGNTEPWDTQKPLEPKNKARFSIPYTTEHHAGRYRCYYHSPAGWSEYSDPLELVVTGAYSKPTLSALPSPVVASGGNVTLRCGSQQGYQHFVLIEEGEHRLPQTRDSQQLHSGWFQALFPVGPVTPSHRWTFRCYYYYRNTPQVWSHPSDPLEILASGVSRKPSLLTLQGPVVARGENLTLQCRSDVGYDRFTLHKAGQRMFLQRPGWQPQAGLSQANFTLGPVRGSHGGQYRCYGAHNLSSEWSAPSDPLDILIAGLIPGRPSLSVQLWRTAVSGEKVTLLCQSRSPMDTFLLTKEGAAHPPLRLRSKHRAQQYQAEFPMSPVTSAHVGTYKCYGSRSSNPYLLSHPSNPLELVVSGEGPDPVLSELKGSAQALPPGELWTLRKEGSEGKGSTGEGPAHGRVEIDRDLPPLKCQ